One segment of Dolichospermum sp. DET69 DNA contains the following:
- a CDS encoding AAA family ATPase translates to MRIKQISVSGLFGIFDHVIPLNMDDRITVIHGPNGFGKTAMLRILNGLFNSRYSELRTIPFSKFCVEFDDDSNIEIIKNTDNSKEIENNFVFNFHDNNVDIINFKPKRRSDTENLLRILDDLIPGLERISSRKWLYTPTQENLSLEEVLERFSDLLPVKFQSEAEWLEKLKNNIHIRLIESQRLLNLVPNLRLKFDDRTPTIESTVSAYSNELAKLMQDKFKEYGTISQSLDRSFPMRVVKQQSSPDLTDEHLRNQLKELEETRSRLIEVGLLDQDEDSEFQIQPQDIDESTKNALSVYVEDVEKKLNVFNEIAIKINLLKRIINNKFSYKEINFSKEKGFIFTTLYNSSLSDSKILSPNDLSSGEQHELVLLYELLFKVQPNSLVLIDEPELSLHVGWQIQFLKDLQEITKLANVDILIATHSPDIIQDRWDLTVELKGTGK, encoded by the coding sequence ATGCGAATTAAGCAAATTTCAGTTAGTGGCTTATTTGGAATTTTTGATCATGTAATTCCATTAAATATGGATGATAGAATCACGGTCATTCATGGACCTAATGGGTTTGGCAAAACAGCAATGTTGAGAATTTTAAATGGATTGTTTAACTCCCGATACTCGGAGTTACGAACTATTCCTTTTAGTAAATTTTGTGTTGAATTTGATGATGATAGTAATATTGAGATTATCAAAAATACTGATAACTCAAAAGAGATAGAGAACAATTTTGTTTTTAATTTTCATGATAACAATGTAGATATAATTAATTTTAAGCCAAAACGTCGTTCTGATACAGAAAATCTTTTACGTATTTTGGATGACCTTATACCAGGATTAGAACGAATATCATCTAGAAAATGGCTTTATACTCCTACTCAAGAAAATCTTTCTTTAGAAGAAGTTTTAGAGCGTTTTAGTGATTTATTACCCGTGAAATTTCAATCAGAAGCAGAATGGCTTGAAAAATTAAAGAATAATATTCATATTCGTCTTATAGAATCGCAACGGTTACTAAACTTAGTTCCTAATCTCCGTTTAAAATTCGATGATAGAACACCTACAATTGAATCAACTGTATCTGCATATTCTAATGAACTTGCCAAGTTAATGCAAGATAAATTTAAGGAATATGGAACAATATCTCAATCTCTTGATAGAAGTTTTCCTATGAGAGTTGTAAAACAACAATCATCACCAGATTTAACAGATGAACACCTTCGGAATCAACTTAAAGAACTTGAAGAAACTCGTTCTCGTCTTATAGAAGTAGGTCTTTTAGATCAAGATGAAGATTCGGAGTTTCAAATTCAACCACAAGACATAGATGAAAGTACAAAAAATGCTTTATCTGTATATGTTGAAGATGTAGAAAAGAAGTTGAATGTATTTAATGAAATAGCGATCAAAATTAATTTATTGAAGAGAATTATTAATAATAAATTTTCTTATAAAGAAATAAATTTTAGCAAAGAAAAGGGGTTCATTTTCACAACACTTTACAATTCTTCATTGTCTGATTCAAAAATACTTTCACCAAATGATTTATCATCAGGTGAACAACATGAATTAGTGCTTTTATATGAACTACTATTTAAAGTTCAACCTAATTCCTTAGTTTTGATTGATGAACCTGAATTATCGCTTCATGTAGGTTGGCAAATACAGTTTTTAAAAGACTTACAAGAAATTACAAAGCTTGCTAATGTAGATATTCTCATAGCTACTCATTCACCAGATATTATACAAGATCGCTGGGATTTAACGGTTGAATTGAAAGGTACAGGAAAGTGA
- a CDS encoding EVE domain-containing protein produces the protein MAYWLFQGNPEYYRVLDAIKELEQLPWLVTRYAKDIVPGDGVIIWISGKQAGIYAIAEVIEPAQFLTQVPDKKYWLDSTRALGKQQAMIKFTHKLVESAVLKNRLQEDSLLKNLLILRAPNSTNFKVSYQEWEGVQKLIQEI, from the coding sequence ATGGCTTATTGGCTATTTCAAGGTAATCCCGAATATTATCGAGTTTTAGATGCTATTAAGGAGTTAGAACAACTACCTTGGTTAGTAACTCGCTATGCTAAAGATATCGTTCCCGGTGATGGTGTTATTATTTGGATATCTGGTAAACAAGCAGGAATTTATGCAATTGCAGAAGTTATTGAACCTGCTCAATTTTTGACTCAAGTACCGGATAAAAAATATTGGTTAGATTCGACAAGGGCTTTAGGAAAACAACAAGCAATGATTAAATTTACGCATAAACTGGTAGAATCTGCTGTGTTGAAAAATAGGTTACAGGAAGATTCTCTACTGAAAAATTTATTGATACTTCGCGCTCCCAATTCCACTAATTTTAAGGTAAGTTACCAGGAGTGGGAAGGGGTGCAAAAATTAATTCAGGAAATATAG
- a CDS encoding DUF4435 domain-containing protein: MREFITVDRVANKIRQLRETYSGSFLLVEGSSDKVFYERFVNKLACHLEITAGKPSSKQCAIEILEILEKSNFQGVLAIIDADFDRLENLANKRPNLLPTDTHDLETMLIKSPALEKVVAEFGSEEKISHLNQDVREVLLKIAISIGYLRYISQVDKLNLTFNGITFSKFIDEKNWQFNELKLIQEVKNKSQAFALKDEDLQQGLNSKKINNHDHWQVCCGHDLVEILSIGLRKAIGTNKAVDVEPNSLERSLRLAYEVAYFCKTQLYLEITLWEINNKPFKVLQNDG; encoded by the coding sequence GTGAGAGAATTTATAACAGTTGACCGTGTTGCTAACAAAATTAGACAATTGAGAGAGACTTATTCAGGATCTTTCTTATTAGTAGAAGGAAGTTCCGACAAAGTTTTTTATGAAAGATTTGTGAATAAATTAGCTTGTCACTTAGAAATTACTGCGGGAAAACCATCTAGTAAGCAGTGTGCTATTGAAATTTTAGAAATCTTGGAAAAATCAAATTTTCAGGGAGTTCTAGCAATTATTGATGCAGATTTTGATCGTCTTGAAAATTTAGCAAACAAACGTCCTAATTTATTACCTACAGATACTCATGATCTTGAAACTATGTTAATCAAGTCTCCTGCTTTGGAAAAAGTAGTTGCTGAATTTGGTTCTGAAGAAAAAATTTCCCACTTAAATCAAGATGTTAGGGAAGTATTACTGAAAATTGCTATTTCAATTGGTTATTTGCGTTATATTTCTCAGGTTGATAAATTAAATCTAACTTTTAATGGTATTACATTTAGCAAATTTATTGATGAAAAAAACTGGCAATTTAATGAACTAAAACTAATTCAAGAAGTCAAAAATAAATCTCAAGCTTTCGCATTAAAAGATGAAGATTTACAACAAGGGTTAAATAGCAAAAAAATCAATAATCATGATCATTGGCAAGTCTGTTGTGGTCATGATTTGGTAGAAATTTTATCAATTGGTTTACGCAAAGCTATTGGAACTAATAAAGCAGTTGATGTTGAACCAAATAGTCTTGAGAGAAGTTTACGACTTGCTTATGAAGTAGCTTACTTCTGCAAAACTCAACTATATTTAGAAATTACTCTATGGGAAATCAACAATAAACCATTTAAAGTTTTACAAAATGATGGATAA
- the fabG gene encoding 3-oxoacyl-ACP reductase FabG, giving the protein MKGQQVLLTGGTGGLGLGVTPAVIAQGAEVTIPYRNPKDVERLKGIISPADFARINFIPANLEDEASVEKLISRMTKVDVLIHLVGGFSMGKTHEYSFYDWKQQIDSNLNTTFLTCKYSLKSMLENGYGRIVTVSSRAGAEPVGKLAAYSAAKAGVIALTKAIADETKNTNITANTILPSIIDTPTNRETAGAENADKWVKPESIAQVICFLASKAAIDVRGAAIPVYGNV; this is encoded by the coding sequence ATGAAAGGTCAACAAGTTTTACTTACAGGTGGCACAGGGGGACTGGGTTTAGGTGTAACACCAGCAGTTATAGCCCAAGGTGCAGAGGTGACTATTCCTTATCGCAATCCCAAAGATGTAGAACGTCTCAAGGGAATTATCTCACCTGCGGATTTTGCCAGAATTAATTTTATTCCTGCTAATTTAGAAGATGAAGCATCAGTAGAAAAACTGATCAGCCGGATGACAAAAGTGGATGTTTTAATTCATTTAGTCGGCGGTTTTTCTATGGGAAAAACCCATGAATACAGCTTTTATGATTGGAAACAACAAATAGATTCAAACTTAAATACAACTTTTTTAACTTGCAAATATAGCCTCAAAAGTATGTTAGAAAATGGCTATGGGCGAATTGTTACCGTCAGTTCTCGCGCTGGTGCAGAACCTGTGGGGAAATTAGCAGCTTATTCTGCGGCTAAGGCTGGTGTGATAGCCTTAACAAAAGCGATAGCTGATGAAACCAAAAATACTAATATTACTGCTAATACTATCCTGCCCAGTATCATTGATACCCCCACAAATAGAGAAACTGCGGGTGCAGAAAACGCTGATAAATGGGTAAAACCGGAATCTATCGCCCAAGTTATCTGCTTTTTAGCCTCAAAAGCAGCTATTGATGTCCGTGGTGCTGCAATTCCTGTTTACGGCAATGTTTAA
- the trxA gene encoding thioredoxin — protein sequence MTTKKQFNSFEEMLSGSDVPVLVDFYADWCGPCQMMTPILEQVNLQLKDRLRIVKIDTEKYTELASQYGISALPTLVLFKQGKPIDKIEGVMQAAQLVQHLQPQL from the coding sequence ATGACAACCAAAAAACAATTCAACAGCTTTGAAGAAATGCTTTCCGGCTCAGATGTACCTGTGTTAGTAGATTTTTATGCTGACTGGTGTGGTCCTTGTCAAATGATGACACCTATTTTAGAACAGGTTAATCTTCAATTAAAAGACCGTTTACGGATTGTCAAGATTGATACAGAAAAGTATACAGAATTGGCAAGTCAATATGGGATTTCCGCCTTACCAACTCTGGTACTATTTAAACAAGGAAAGCCCATCGATAAAATTGAAGGTGTCATGCAAGCCGCACAGTTAGTACAACATCTACAACCACAGCTTTAA
- a CDS encoding NAD(P)H-quinone oxidoreductase subunit H, whose amino-acid sequence MSRIETRTEPMVLNMGPHHPSMHGVLRLIMTLDGEDVVDCEPVIGYLHRGMEKIAENRTTIMYVPYVSRWDYAAGMFNEAVTVNAPEKLAGITVPKRASYIRVIMLELNRIANHLLWFGPFLADVGAQTPFFYQFREREMIYDLWEAATGYRMVNHNYFRVGGVAADLPYGWVDKCLDFCEYFIPKVDEYERLVTNNPIFRRRIEGLGTITRDEAINWGLSGPMLRASGVKWDLRKVDHYECYDDFDWDVQWETVGDCLARYMVRMREMRESVKIIKQAIAGLPGGPYENLEAKRIMAGKKSEWDAFDYQFVAKKVSPTFKVPKGEIYSRVESGKGELGIYLVGDNNVFPWRWKIRAADFNNLQILPHLLRGMKVADIVVILGSIDVIMGSVDR is encoded by the coding sequence ATGAGTAGAATAGAAACCCGCACTGAACCAATGGTGCTAAATATGGGACCTCACCACCCATCAATGCACGGGGTTTTACGGTTAATTATGACACTAGATGGTGAAGATGTGGTTGACTGTGAACCAGTCATTGGCTATCTGCACCGAGGAATGGAGAAAATTGCTGAAAACCGGACTACAATCATGTACGTCCCCTACGTCAGCCGTTGGGACTACGCTGCGGGGATGTTTAATGAAGCTGTGACAGTGAACGCACCGGAAAAATTAGCGGGTATCACTGTTCCCAAACGCGCCAGCTATATCCGCGTGATTATGCTGGAATTAAATCGGATTGCTAACCACTTATTATGGTTTGGTCCGTTCCTCGCTGACGTGGGCGCACAAACACCATTTTTCTACCAATTCCGGGAACGGGAAATGATTTATGATCTGTGGGAAGCTGCAACTGGCTACCGCATGGTTAATCATAACTATTTCCGCGTTGGTGGTGTGGCTGCTGATTTACCCTATGGTTGGGTAGATAAGTGCTTAGATTTCTGTGAATACTTTATCCCTAAAGTTGATGAGTACGAGCGCTTAGTTACCAATAACCCCATTTTCCGTCGTCGGATTGAAGGTTTGGGAACTATTACCCGTGACGAAGCGATTAACTGGGGACTTTCTGGACCAATGTTACGCGCTTCTGGGGTAAAATGGGATTTACGGAAAGTTGACCACTACGAATGTTACGATGATTTCGATTGGGATGTGCAGTGGGAAACTGTGGGTGATTGTCTTGCTAGGTATATGGTACGGATGCGAGAAATGCGCGAATCCGTGAAAATCATTAAGCAAGCGATCGCCGGATTACCCGGTGGCCCCTACGAAAACCTGGAAGCCAAGCGGATCATGGCTGGGAAAAAATCCGAATGGGATGCTTTTGATTATCAGTTTGTTGCGAAAAAAGTTTCTCCTACTTTTAAAGTTCCTAAAGGTGAAATTTACTCCCGTGTCGAAAGTGGTAAGGGAGAATTGGGAATTTATTTAGTTGGTGATAATAATGTTTTCCCTTGGCGCTGGAAAATTCGCGCTGCTGATTTTAACAACTTGCAAATTCTCCCTCATTTACTCCGGGGAATGAAGGTTGCAGATATCGTCGTTATTCTTGGTAGTATTGACGTGATCATGGGTTCTGTTGATAGATAA
- a CDS encoding alpha-ketoglutarate-dependent dioxygenase AlkB, producing the protein MKYDTDTQLNLNFSQQSEIISNLQVKQFSVADAELILYSRYFSETESDVMFQNLLTEVNWRQDQIKFYGKEINIPRLTAWYGDSGKSYTYSNITMSPTPWTPVLLTIKQRIEEVEKISFNSVLINLYRDGKDSVAWHSDDEPELGKDPIIASVSFGGVRKFQLRHRFDKTLDKVEFNLTHGSLLMMKGKTQEFWQHQIPKTAKSVMPRINLTFRIIK; encoded by the coding sequence ATGAAATACGATACCGATACTCAATTAAACTTAAATTTCTCCCAGCAATCTGAAATTATCTCAAATTTGCAGGTAAAGCAATTCTCTGTTGCTGACGCGGAACTTATCCTTTATTCTCGCTATTTTTCAGAGACAGAAAGTGATGTAATGTTTCAGAATTTATTGACGGAAGTTAATTGGCGACAAGATCAGATAAAGTTCTATGGTAAGGAGATCAATATACCCAGACTGACGGCATGGTATGGGGATTCTGGTAAATCCTATACATATTCAAATATTACCATGAGTCCAACTCCTTGGACACCTGTTTTATTGACTATTAAACAGAGGATTGAAGAAGTAGAGAAAATATCTTTTAATAGTGTGTTGATTAATCTTTATCGTGATGGTAAAGACAGTGTTGCATGGCATTCTGATGATGAACCAGAATTAGGGAAAGATCCAATTATTGCTTCTGTGAGTTTTGGGGGTGTCAGAAAATTCCAGCTTCGACATAGATTTGATAAAACATTAGATAAAGTGGAATTTAATTTAACTCATGGTAGCTTGTTAATGATGAAAGGGAAAACACAGGAATTTTGGCAACATCAAATCCCGAAAACTGCTAAGTCTGTAATGCCGAGAATAAATCTTACTTTTAGAATCATCAAATGA
- the arsS gene encoding arsenosugar biosynthesis radical SAM protein ArsS (Some members of this family are selenoproteins.) has translation MEIRARDASMITPFFQQLNSPLTKKQINVLQINLGKRCNLACNHCHVEASPKRTEELTPEICQQLITLIERFPQIKIVDLTGGAPEMNYGFKFLVQAARKSGKQVIVRSNLTIYFVDGFEDLPDFLAQHQVKIVASLPCYLADNVDKMRGDGVFDQSIKALQWLNKLGYGQNPNLILDLVYNPQLPNSADFSLTPEQQNLERAYKTFLIEKFDIRFNHLFTITNIPVGRTKFHLERKQLYFSYLHFLESHFNAKTIDGLMCLEQLSIDYLGNIYDCDFNQMMNLSAKTSNGEKLTVSKLLEIGSLDIIKEIQTAEYCYGCTAGAGSSCGGAISIN, from the coding sequence ATGGAAATTCGTGCTAGAGATGCTTCTATGATTACACCTTTTTTTCAGCAGCTAAATTCACCTTTGACAAAAAAGCAAATCAATGTTTTACAAATTAATTTAGGAAAGCGTTGTAACCTAGCTTGTAACCATTGCCATGTAGAAGCTAGTCCCAAAAGAACTGAGGAATTAACACCGGAAATTTGTCAACAATTAATCACTTTAATTGAAAGATTTCCACAAATCAAAATTGTTGATTTAACTGGTGGCGCTCCAGAAATGAATTATGGTTTTAAGTTTCTGGTACAAGCTGCTAGAAAATCAGGTAAACAGGTAATTGTCAGATCAAATTTAACAATTTATTTTGTTGATGGATTTGAAGATTTACCAGATTTTTTGGCTCAACATCAAGTAAAGATTGTTGCTTCTCTACCCTGTTATTTAGCCGATAATGTGGATAAAATGCGGGGAGATGGTGTTTTTGATCAATCAATCAAAGCTTTGCAATGGTTGAATAAGTTAGGTTATGGTCAAAACCCGAATTTAATTTTAGATTTGGTGTATAATCCGCAATTACCAAATAGTGCAGATTTTTCTCTAACTCCTGAACAGCAAAATTTAGAAAGGGCTTATAAAACCTTTTTGATAGAGAAATTTGATATTCGATTTAATCATCTTTTCACAATTACTAATATCCCTGTGGGGAGAACAAAGTTTCATTTAGAAAGAAAACAGCTTTATTTTAGCTATTTGCATTTTTTAGAGTCTCATTTTAATGCAAAAACAATTGATGGTTTAATGTGTCTTGAACAACTTTCTATTGATTATTTGGGGAATATTTATGATTGTGACTTTAATCAAATGATGAATTTATCTGCAAAAACTAGCAATGGTGAAAAGTTGACAGTCAGTAAATTGTTGGAAATTGGTAGTTTAGATATAATCAAGGAAATCCAAACTGCTGAATATTGCTATGGTTGTACTGCGGGGGCTGGTTCTAGTTGCGGTGGTGCTATTAGTATAAATTGA
- the thiD gene encoding bifunctional hydroxymethylpyrimidine kinase/phosphomethylpyrimidine kinase: MTTNKNLVPVALTIAGSDSGGGAGIQTDLRTFAFHCVHGTSAITCVTAQNTVGVTRVDAMAAESVVAQIQAVVEDIGVQAAKTGMLLNQEIIAAVAQQIAAYKIDNLVVDPVMVSRTGAQLIDDNAVQTLRNTLIPQAVIITPNRYEAQILSGLEITSLVDMQAAAEIMHRELGVKAVLVKGGGMSGNLRGVDVWFNGEKLEILTTKQVETKNTHGTGCTLSAAIAANLALGKDLWTAAQAAKEYVTNALTYSLDIGKGQGPVGHFFPLLTK; encoded by the coding sequence ATGACCACAAACAAAAATTTAGTTCCCGTTGCTTTAACTATTGCTGGTTCTGATAGTGGTGGGGGTGCAGGAATTCAAACCGATTTACGGACATTTGCCTTTCACTGTGTGCATGGAACAAGTGCTATTACCTGTGTTACAGCCCAAAACACCGTAGGAGTTACAAGGGTTGATGCTATGGCGGCAGAATCGGTTGTAGCCCAAATTCAGGCGGTTGTAGAGGATATTGGAGTGCAAGCAGCCAAAACAGGAATGTTACTCAACCAAGAAATTATCGCCGCTGTAGCCCAGCAAATAGCAGCTTATAAAATTGATAATTTAGTAGTTGATCCCGTCATGGTATCACGCACAGGAGCGCAATTAATTGATGATAATGCAGTGCAAACCCTACGGAATACGCTGATTCCCCAAGCTGTTATTATTACACCAAATCGCTATGAGGCACAAATTTTAAGCGGGTTGGAAATTACTTCTTTAGTAGATATGCAAGCAGCAGCGGAAATTATGCACAGGGAATTAGGAGTAAAGGCTGTTTTAGTCAAAGGAGGAGGAATGTCTGGAAATTTGCGGGGTGTTGATGTTTGGTTTAATGGGGAGAAATTGGAGATTTTAACAACGAAACAGGTAGAGACAAAAAATACTCATGGTACAGGTTGCACTTTATCAGCGGCCATTGCTGCTAACCTAGCTTTAGGTAAAGACTTATGGACAGCAGCGCAAGCAGCAAAAGAATATGTTACAAATGCTCTTACCTATTCCCTAGATATTGGTAAAGGACAAGGACCTGTAGGACACTTTTTCCCATTATTGACAAAATAG